A section of the Pochonia chlamydosporia 170 chromosome 2, whole genome shotgun sequence genome encodes:
- a CDS encoding F-box domain-containing protein (similar to Metarhizium acridum CQMa 102 XP_007815022.1) has protein sequence MGQLFTFVAPRQRLTLSWGGKLGEMVFDGSAKELIELLTVIPRHEFTRKQTTVDPRVTVNNLPAKSTCHDATKAVNIAVNVAVKRKADAETPENDTQASKKACYGNNPLKSRPVTFSDLPTELHRHIFFHMESKRYLFTSGTVKLLGLVKISSVLENTSKKTTTPPGLFSKAEVEALGKEKFEIYDEGEEEYEVRSLCTLYDFTLPDVSRSPKDCDLGDEVRDLRCYFLHLREPEKAALNYILEKLPDWLRQYRAWPKTDQSWILRNLTTREFVRAEAIALKPEFIHGPDIDVLGFGEVLLSRICWSSDDSCSMMDTTNICRGVWAGHCFDITTLASHQEKTANGEEWTDASEEVAQEMAKIYESNCGTDWREELCREHRRVW, from the exons ATGGGACAGCTCTTTACGTTTGTGGCACCTCGCCAAAGGCTCACTTTGAGCTGGGGAGGCAAACTTGGAGAGATGGTTTTTGATGGCTCTGCCAAAGAGCTTATCGAATTACTGACCGTCATCCCTCGACACGAGTTTACACGAAAGCAAACAACTGTCGACCCTCGAGTCACCGTAAATAACCTCCCTGCCAAGAGTACCTGCCATGATGCGACGAAAGCCGTCAATattgccgtcaatgtcgcTGTCAAACGCAAAGCTGACGCTGAAACACCGGAAAACGACACTCAAGCCTCCAAAAAGGCTTGTTACGGAAATAACCCTCTCAAATCTCGACCAGTCACCTTTTCTGACCTTCCAACTGAGCTCCATCGGCATATTTTCTTCCATATGGAGTCC AAGAGGTACTTATTTACATCCGGGACCGTCAAGCTCCTTGGGCTGGTCAAAATATCGTCTGTGTtggagaatacatcaaagAAAACGACTACCCCCCCCGGGCTTTTCTCGAAGGCAGAGGTGGAAGCCCTCGGCAAAGAAAAATTTGAAATTTAtgatgaaggtgaagaagaatacGAAGTCAGATCACTTTGCACGCTTTATGACTTCACGTTACCTGACGTATCTCGTTCTCCAAAAGACTGCGATTTAGGCGATGAGGTACGAGATTTAAGGTGTTATTTCTTACACTTACGGGAACCCGAGAAGGCTGCTTTGAATTATATACTAGAAAAACTACCCGATTGGCTGCGGCAGTATCGAGCATGGCCCAAAACTGATCAATCGTGGATTCTGCGAAACCTTACCACGCGGGAGTTTGTCCGTGCAGAAGCCATCGCCTTGAAGCCGGAATTCATCCACGGCCCGGACATAGACGTGCTGGGATTCGGCGAAGTACTCCTGTCGCGAATTTGCTGGTCATCGGATGACTCTTGTAGCATGATGGATACCACGAATATCTGCAGAGGAGTATGGGCAGGTCATTGTTTCGACATTACAACCCTCGCCAGCCATCAGGAAAAAACTGCCAATGGAGAAGAGTGGACCGATGCGAGCGAGGAGGTTGCCCAGGAGATGGCTAAGATATATGAATCTAATTGTGGAACCGACTGGCGTGAGGAGCTGTGCAGAGAGCACAGAAGGGTGTGGTAG